Proteins from one Mucilaginibacter jinjuensis genomic window:
- a CDS encoding head GIN domain-containing protein: MKKLTLSLFAVALAITTTLKATAQDTAQQTRDVSGYSSVSVSGPFKVKVILGDKEGAKLNIDKEYIDKVETVVDGGTLNVRFKRPSFSLKHEEYHPKTAEVTVYVRTLSTVTNTGSGNTSVEGNVTASDFKVSLSGSGSINVPTAKVSGELTAKVSGSGSIEIAGTSASVTAFISGSGQIKAKEFSTQKAGITVSGSGDVYIKADKELTATLVGTGNVYYTGNAVVTKHKVGPGNVQKM; encoded by the coding sequence ATGAAAAAACTTACCCTTAGTTTATTTGCTGTCGCTTTAGCAATAACCACAACATTAAAAGCCACCGCCCAGGATACCGCTCAACAAACCCGCGATGTATCAGGCTACAGCAGTGTATCAGTATCAGGCCCCTTTAAAGTAAAAGTAATTTTGGGCGATAAAGAAGGCGCTAAACTTAACATCGACAAAGAATATATCGATAAAGTAGAAACCGTTGTTGACGGCGGCACCCTGAATGTGCGTTTTAAAAGGCCATCTTTCAGCCTTAAGCACGAAGAATATCATCCTAAAACTGCCGAGGTTACTGTTTACGTGCGTACCCTTTCAACCGTAACCAATACCGGTTCGGGCAATACGTCTGTTGAAGGCAACGTAACCGCCAGCGATTTTAAAGTGAGCTTAAGCGGTTCTGGCAGTATTAATGTGCCAACAGCCAAAGTAAGTGGCGAATTAACCGCTAAAGTAAGCGGCTCTGGCAGTATCGAAATTGCCGGAACTTCTGCTTCTGTTACTGCTTTTATCAGCGGCTCTGGTCAAATTAAAGCCAAAGAGTTCAGCACGCAGAAAGCCGGTATTACGGTAAGTGGCTCGGGCGATGTGTACATTAAAGCCGATAAAGAACTTACCGCAACTTTAGTAGGTACCGGTAATGTTTATTATACCGGTAATGCTGTAGTTACCAAGCATAAAGTTGGCCCTGGTAACGTGCAAAAAATGTAA
- a CDS encoding head GIN domain-containing protein codes for MKKFALGLFAVLLMASTLKVSAQAVSEQTRNVSGFTGVSSAGPFRVHIIMGNTESVKLNIDAEYIDKVETVVENGNLAIRFKKSNGGWNQGYNLQNADVTVTAKSLSSLVNSGSGSITVDGAITANDFKAVLSGSGEINAPSIKVSNEFTARLSGSGSINIGGSSASVNAQISGSGEIKAKGFSTGDATVTISGSGNVYLKADKQLTANLVGSGNVFYAGNAQATTHKVGSGSVQKMD; via the coding sequence ATGAAAAAATTTGCCCTTGGTTTATTTGCCGTACTATTAATGGCAAGCACCTTAAAAGTATCGGCACAGGCAGTGTCTGAGCAAACCCGCAATGTATCCGGCTTTACCGGTGTTTCATCAGCAGGCCCGTTCAGGGTACATATCATTATGGGGAACACAGAAAGTGTTAAACTGAATATCGACGCCGAATATATTGACAAGGTTGAAACCGTGGTTGAAAACGGCAACCTGGCTATCCGCTTCAAAAAATCAAACGGAGGCTGGAACCAGGGCTATAACCTGCAAAATGCCGATGTTACTGTTACTGCCAAGTCACTTTCATCATTGGTAAACAGCGGCTCGGGTTCTATCACTGTTGATGGCGCAATTACTGCCAATGATTTTAAGGCTGTTTTAAGCGGCTCAGGCGAAATTAACGCACCTTCTATAAAAGTAAGTAATGAATTTACGGCACGCCTTAGCGGTTCGGGCAGTATCAATATTGGTGGCAGTTCTGCTTCTGTAAATGCGCAGATCAGCGGATCGGGCGAAATTAAAGCCAAAGGTTTTAGCACTGGTGATGCTACCGTTACCATCAGTGGCTCTGGCAATGTTTATTTAAAGGCTGATAAGCAATTAACCGCTAATTTGGTAGGTTCGGGCAATGTTTTCTATGCCGGCAATGCGCAAGCCACTACCCATAAAGTAGGTTCGGGCTCGGTTCAAAAAATGGACTAA
- the miaB gene encoding tRNA (N6-isopentenyl adenosine(37)-C2)-methylthiotransferase MiaB produces MMDLVLPDKAHDESRQGEALMLETKADKNGRKLYIESYGCAMNFSDSEIVASILLDKGFETTNDFTIADAIFINTCSIRENAEVRVRNRLKEFKVAKQRNPGMVVGVLGCMAERLKSKFLEEEKLVDLVVGPDAYRDLPNLIEQADGGQRSVNVLLSREETYADINPVRLNTNGINAFVSIMRGCDNMCSFCVVPFTRGRERSRDAISIVKECTDLFNEGYREVTLLGQNVDSYKWKPNAENEETVAETVNFANLLEMVAQINPDLRVRFSTSHPKDITDEVLYTMKKYDNICKYIHLPVQSGNTRVLDIMNRTYTREWYMNRIDAIRNILPGCAVSTDVITGFCTETEEEHAETLSMMDYVKYDFAYMFMYSERPGTLAAKRYADDIPEDVKARRLNEVIAKQREHAHLRLLEKIGKVQKVLIEGYSKKSANDYCGRSDENSMVIFPVDERYKPGQYVNVLAEKCTTATLIGVIVD; encoded by the coding sequence ATGATGGATTTGGTACTTCCGGATAAAGCACATGACGAGAGCAGACAGGGCGAAGCTTTAATGCTGGAAACTAAGGCTGATAAAAACGGACGTAAGCTATATATTGAGAGTTATGGCTGCGCCATGAATTTCTCTGACAGCGAGATTGTTGCATCTATTTTGCTGGACAAGGGTTTCGAAACCACTAACGATTTTACAATTGCCGATGCAATTTTTATTAATACCTGCTCTATCCGCGAGAATGCAGAAGTGCGCGTTCGTAACCGCCTGAAAGAGTTTAAGGTTGCCAAGCAACGTAACCCGGGTATGGTGGTAGGTGTGCTGGGCTGCATGGCCGAACGCCTGAAATCGAAATTTCTGGAAGAAGAAAAACTGGTTGATTTGGTAGTAGGCCCCGATGCTTACCGCGATTTACCCAACCTGATAGAGCAGGCCGATGGTGGCCAGCGTTCGGTTAACGTACTGCTATCGCGCGAGGAAACTTATGCTGATATTAACCCGGTACGTTTAAATACTAATGGTATCAACGCATTCGTATCCATTATGCGTGGCTGCGATAACATGTGCTCATTCTGCGTGGTGCCATTTACCCGCGGCCGCGAGCGGAGCCGCGATGCCATATCCATAGTAAAAGAATGTACCGATTTGTTTAACGAAGGCTACCGCGAGGTTACTTTGTTAGGGCAAAATGTAGATTCATACAAATGGAAACCAAACGCAGAGAACGAGGAGACTGTTGCGGAAACTGTGAACTTCGCCAACCTTCTCGAAATGGTAGCTCAAATTAATCCCGATCTGCGGGTTAGGTTTTCTACCTCGCATCCTAAAGATATTACCGACGAGGTGTTATATACCATGAAAAAATATGATAACATCTGCAAGTATATTCACCTGCCGGTACAATCGGGCAATACCCGTGTACTGGATATCATGAACCGTACTTATACCCGCGAATGGTATATGAATAGGATTGATGCTATCAGAAATATTTTACCAGGCTGTGCCGTATCAACCGATGTAATAACCGGTTTTTGCACCGAGACTGAAGAGGAACATGCCGAAACGTTAAGCATGATGGATTATGTGAAGTATGATTTCGCTTATATGTTTATGTACTCTGAGCGCCCCGGTACTTTAGCCGCCAAACGTTATGCCGATGATATCCCCGAGGATGTTAAAGCACGCCGCCTGAACGAAGTAATTGCCAAACAACGCGAGCATGCGCATTTACGTTTGCTTGAAAAAATTGGCAAAGTACAAAAAGTATTGATCGAAGGCTATTCAAAAAAATCAGCCAACGACTACTGCGGACGAAGTGATGAAAACTCGATGGTGATTTTCCCGGTAGACGAACGCTACAAACCGGGCCAATACGTAAATGTGCTTGCTGAAAAGTGCACAACAGCAACGCTGATAGGAGTAATAGTTGATTAA
- the sprA gene encoding cell surface protein SprA, with the protein MIKNLTLKVVVLFVLIAAFGGTSYTFAQQTQPVIPKDSTKRQPQPAIAPTRRNDSVTVQQSLYPLGTRNSRMLQGVLEPDPPGLVRTVTYDPASNMYILTEKVGNMYYRAPQYLNFTQYLALMQQQNQRQYFQQLSDNYAYASQQPGFIPQMNIHNQTFEQIFGSSVIDIRPQGSAEMIFAGQVNSNNNPLYNTKQRSVFNFNFDQKIQMNVTGNIGDKLKITTNYNTDAQFQFDNQIKIDYTGHPDEIIQKIELGTVSMPLNTTLITGTQALFGLKTKLKFGKLDVTSIFSQQRSQTKTITITNGAQQGTFRLTPADYEANKHYFLAQFFRDNYNKALANIPIISSNVNITKIEVWTTNRTSTTTDSRDIMAFLDLGENKPYNTALISGAGGTGLPAGFTSNNFPQQSNNLLQRINALPGNPRYTSSSAIAQFFQPSGSTDNYAKLTYARKLTDKEYTLHPQLGYISLNYPLNNDEVLAVAYRYTYNGVEYQVGEFSTDVPVDPVNPKTLYVKLLKNTLLKTNLPTWKLMMKNIYSLGAYQISPSNFKMQITRLDESSGIEKPIMDEGTKTKSKLWIQLTDLDNLNAQNDKQPDGYFDFLEGITIDSQNGRVMFPVVEPFGSDLAKQFAPGETDLIKRYTYQPIYDSTKTIAQQLFPNLNRYIIKGTYSSQGGSEYQLNALNIPQGSVVVTAGSLKLTEGTDFSVDYNSGRIRIINQALLSSGQPINVTIENNELFGVQQKSLYGTRLDYKMNNNLSLGGTLMHLTEQPITQKEIVGQESISNTIWGLDANYSSQSRLLTRLVNKIPGISTKAPSSIAFNGEFAQLLPGNPSALNFAGSKKGTSYLDDFENSTSVIDIKSATAWQISGTPQMFKEAQNFNDLSYGYNRARLAFYNIDPIFYTNTSTVLTGNTRAELSNHYVREVLETEVFPYKQSVTGQPLILPTLDVAFYPTIRGPYNYSTTGVNSNGTLQNPQSRWGGMFRKIETNDFESLNVAYISFWVMDPFIYKPHSAGGDLYFNLGSISEDILLDGRKSLENGLPVNGDLSTVDETVWGRVPRLQPVINAFDNDPNSRALQDVGIDGINDADEQKKFAPFVQQIKGTLSPTAAAAVAADPSSDDYVYYRGPQLDQTGAGILQRYAKYNNTEGNSKTAEQSQAALGLETSASTSLPDGEDINRDNDMSQADEYFQYKVSMRPQDMLVGNNFITDKITSQVKLADGTTQGVTWYQFRIPLANYTSKTGNIEDFKAIRFVRMFMTNFADTAVLRFANLQFERGEWRNFNAENNPANVIADPALVNPPLDNSTLNVSDVNIEENGSRTPIPYVVPPGITRQRDYNNLRTNTQLNEQSLSVTVANLKDGYSRAAFKMFNNDLRSYKNINMFIHAEGTNLKDNDVSAFIRLGIDYIDNYYEYEIPLKVTLPNTSDPNAIWPDVNSLNLQLSLLTNAKLARNHALLNGKAWPLTVPYTLIDGANKITIKGQPDLSRLTTVMVGVRNPYKGNNTADDGMDKSAIVWFDELRLTDFDNNGGWAATGHLNAKLADFADVTIAGSKSTVGFGTIDQGVSDRSRSDNQAYDVATNVELGKFFPDKSGIHIPMFVNVSQQTSMPQYDPAQPDILLKTSLNAATTQQEKDSIKNAAEDYTIRKSINFTNIHKAKTTPTAPNHVWDIENWNATYSYSEYEHHDFTTQSDLEKTYRVALAYNYTNQPKYYSPFDKIIKNNMLALFRDINFSILPSRLNFSIDFNRFYSENTLRNNDPNNYIPIPTTFNKNFLITRVYGIGWNLTKNLQMDIDATNLSVVDEPAGRVNGLKRDTLWDNLLKLGRTTNYNHTLNFNYNVPFNKIPGLDFISMVARYSTHFNWQSQPEFAINSTAYDVGNSIQNSRTIQLNPTLNLVTLYNKFGFVRKSNNGQQGKGSVTVGDFFIGVLTSIKNISGNYTRTQGTFLPGYLPNSNFAGQDFSYNAPGIGFLLGSQADLRPKAIANGWVSTDTLQNQLYVTTLNEDMHFRSVIEPFKDLRIELSAFRTQDRNYQSNFKYDPVSSSFQNQSPITSGDYSISFMSIASAFSKVSGVDNTSKTFQKMLDDRAVISQRLGQSNPNSKGSTDGYADGYSATQQNVLVPAFLAAYGGKKASNVSLGDFPTFPIPNWQITYNGLSRIPFFQEFFESLDLRHGYRSTYTINSYNTLLQYKEENGASFARDANNDFLPFYQFSQVTIFEQFVPLLGLDMRFKNNVTTNFEYRQSRTLSLSLLNSQLAQQNEKIWVFGFGYRTRNFRFPFGWFSGFKLNNDLNFKLDVAVRDNMTLIYRADIVSAEISSGAKNITYRPSIDYAINQRFNMSIFYDSNITKPYTSQSFNTAFTNFGINLKLLLQ; encoded by the coding sequence TTGATTAAAAACCTTACGCTAAAAGTTGTAGTTCTTTTCGTTCTGATTGCTGCTTTTGGCGGCACCAGCTACACTTTTGCCCAGCAAACTCAGCCTGTAATTCCTAAAGATTCTACTAAAAGACAACCCCAACCCGCCATTGCGCCCACACGCAGAAACGATTCGGTTACCGTACAGCAATCATTATACCCATTAGGCACACGCAACAGCCGCATGTTGCAGGGCGTGTTAGAGCCCGACCCTCCGGGCCTGGTGCGTACCGTTACTTACGACCCTGCCTCTAACATGTATATTTTAACCGAAAAGGTTGGTAACATGTATTACAGGGCCCCGCAATACCTAAACTTTACGCAATACCTCGCGCTGATGCAGCAGCAAAACCAGCGGCAGTATTTCCAGCAATTGTCTGATAATTATGCGTATGCTTCACAGCAGCCCGGTTTTATACCTCAAATGAATATCCATAACCAAACCTTCGAGCAGATATTCGGGAGTTCGGTAATTGACATTCGTCCGCAGGGATCAGCTGAGATGATATTTGCGGGGCAGGTTAACAGTAATAATAACCCGCTGTATAATACCAAGCAGCGCAGCGTTTTCAACTTCAACTTCGATCAAAAGATCCAGATGAACGTTACCGGTAATATTGGAGATAAGCTGAAAATCACCACCAATTACAATACCGATGCGCAATTCCAGTTTGATAACCAGATCAAGATCGATTACACCGGCCACCCCGATGAAATTATCCAGAAGATAGAGCTCGGTACGGTAAGCATGCCGCTTAATACCACGTTAATTACAGGTACACAGGCATTGTTCGGTTTAAAAACTAAACTCAAATTTGGTAAGTTGGATGTAACCAGTATCTTCTCGCAGCAGCGGTCTCAAACAAAAACCATTACTATTACCAATGGTGCGCAGCAGGGTACATTCAGGTTAACACCAGCCGATTACGAGGCCAACAAGCACTATTTTCTGGCCCAGTTTTTCAGGGACAACTATAACAAGGCGCTGGCTAATATCCCCATCATCAGTTCGAACGTAAACATTACCAAAATTGAGGTTTGGACTACCAACCGTACCAGTACCACGACTGATTCGCGCGATATCATGGCTTTCCTCGATCTGGGTGAGAATAAACCATATAACACTGCTTTAATTAGTGGTGCAGGCGGCACGGGCTTACCTGCAGGTTTTACAAGTAATAACTTCCCGCAACAATCAAACAACCTGTTGCAAAGAATCAACGCTTTACCCGGTAACCCGCGGTATACCAGTTCGAGCGCCATTGCACAATTCTTCCAGCCAAGCGGTTCTACAGATAACTACGCCAAGCTTACTTACGCACGTAAGTTAACAGATAAAGAGTACACGCTGCATCCGCAATTGGGTTATATCTCCCTAAACTATCCGTTGAATAATGATGAAGTTTTGGCCGTAGCATACCGCTATACTTATAATGGTGTAGAATACCAGGTGGGTGAGTTTTCGACAGACGTACCTGTAGATCCGGTTAACCCAAAAACGCTGTATGTAAAGTTATTAAAGAATACCCTGCTGAAAACCAATTTGCCAACCTGGAAACTGATGATGAAAAACATCTATTCGCTGGGTGCATATCAAATCAGTCCGTCTAATTTCAAAATGCAGATCACCCGTTTGGATGAAAGCTCTGGTATCGAAAAGCCGATTATGGACGAGGGTACCAAAACAAAGAGTAAACTCTGGATCCAACTCACAGACCTCGATAACCTGAATGCGCAGAACGATAAGCAACCGGATGGGTATTTCGACTTTTTAGAGGGCATTACGATCGACTCGCAAAACGGACGGGTGATGTTTCCCGTCGTCGAACCTTTCGGTTCCGACCTGGCCAAGCAGTTTGCGCCCGGCGAAACAGACCTCATTAAACGGTATACGTATCAGCCGATATACGATTCTACAAAAACTATTGCACAGCAACTTTTCCCTAATTTAAACAGGTATATCATTAAGGGTACGTATTCGTCGCAAGGCGGGTCAGAGTATCAGCTGAATGCTTTGAATATACCACAGGGTTCGGTTGTGGTAACAGCCGGTAGTTTGAAATTAACAGAAGGCACGGACTTCAGCGTTGATTATAACAGCGGCCGGATCAGGATCATTAACCAGGCTTTGCTTTCATCGGGCCAGCCTATCAATGTAACTATCGAGAATAATGAACTGTTCGGTGTTCAGCAGAAATCACTCTATGGTACCCGGCTGGATTATAAGATGAATAATAACCTGAGCCTGGGCGGTACCCTGATGCACCTGACTGAACAACCCATCACGCAGAAGGAAATTGTTGGTCAGGAATCCATCTCCAATACCATCTGGGGGCTCGATGCTAATTATAGTTCGCAATCGCGGTTACTCACCAGGCTGGTTAACAAAATACCGGGCATAAGCACTAAAGCCCCGTCCTCCATTGCATTTAATGGCGAGTTTGCCCAGTTGCTGCCGGGTAACCCAAGCGCGCTCAATTTTGCGGGCTCTAAAAAGGGAACTTCTTACCTGGACGATTTTGAAAACAGTACCTCTGTTATCGATATTAAAAGCGCTACGGCCTGGCAAATTTCGGGAACACCGCAAATGTTTAAGGAGGCGCAAAACTTTAACGATCTCAGTTATGGTTACAACCGTGCCCGGCTTGCCTTCTATAACATCGACCCTATATTTTATACCAATACCAGCACGGTACTAACCGGTAACACACGGGCCGAACTCTCCAATCATTATGTTCGTGAAGTGCTGGAGACCGAGGTATTCCCTTACAAACAATCGGTAACCGGCCAGCCACTTATTTTACCTACGCTGGATGTGGCTTTTTATCCAACTATCCGCGGTCCGTATAACTACAGTACCACAGGTGTAAACAGTAACGGTACGCTGCAAAACCCACAAAGCCGCTGGGGTGGCATGTTCCGTAAAATTGAGACCAATGATTTTGAATCACTCAACGTAGCATATATTTCGTTTTGGGTGATGGACCCATTTATATACAAACCGCACTCTGCAGGTGGTGACCTGTATTTTAACCTTGGTAGTATCTCTGAAGATATTTTGCTGGATGGACGAAAGAGCTTAGAAAATGGCCTCCCGGTTAATGGCGACCTAAGCACCGTAGATGAAACCGTTTGGGGACGTGTACCACGTTTACAACCGGTAATTAATGCGTTTGATAATGACCCTAATTCGAGGGCTTTGCAAGATGTGGGTATAGATGGGATAAATGATGCCGACGAGCAGAAGAAATTCGCACCCTTTGTGCAGCAAATTAAAGGGACTTTAAGTCCAACCGCTGCAGCCGCTGTTGCGGCCGATCCATCGTCTGATGATTATGTGTATTACCGTGGCCCGCAGTTAGACCAAACCGGCGCGGGGATTTTGCAGCGTTATGCCAAGTATAACAATACTGAGGGTAACTCTAAAACGGCAGAGCAATCACAGGCTGCATTGGGTCTGGAAACCTCGGCCTCAACCTCACTGCCCGATGGCGAGGATATTAACCGGGATAACGACATGAGCCAGGCTGATGAATATTTCCAGTACAAGGTATCTATGCGCCCGCAGGATATGTTGGTAGGAAATAACTTTATAACCGATAAAATTACCTCGCAGGTAAAACTGGCTGATGGTACCACCCAGGGAGTTACCTGGTACCAGTTTCGTATCCCGCTTGCCAATTATACCTCTAAAACAGGTAATATTGAGGATTTTAAAGCCATCCGTTTTGTGCGGATGTTTATGACCAACTTTGCCGATACAGCCGTGCTGCGTTTTGCCAACCTGCAGTTTGAGCGTGGCGAGTGGCGTAACTTTAACGCCGAAAATAACCCTGCCAATGTAATTGCCGACCCTGCCCTGGTAAACCCGCCGCTTGATAATTCGACCCTGAATGTGAGCGATGTAAATATTGAAGAAAACGGTTCGCGTACGCCAATACCTTATGTAGTGCCGCCTGGTATTACCCGCCAGCGTGATTACAATAACCTGCGTACCAATACACAGCTAAATGAGCAGTCGCTATCGGTAACAGTTGCCAATCTGAAGGATGGTTACTCGAGGGCTGCATTTAAAATGTTTAATAACGATTTGCGGTCGTACAAAAACATTAACATGTTTATCCATGCCGAGGGTACCAACTTAAAGGATAATGATGTGAGCGCCTTTATACGTTTGGGTATTGATTATATAGATAATTACTACGAATACGAAATCCCGTTAAAGGTAACCTTGCCTAATACCAGCGACCCCAATGCGATATGGCCGGATGTAAATAGCCTTAACCTGCAGCTTTCGCTCTTAACCAATGCTAAGCTTGCGCGTAACCATGCTTTACTAAATGGTAAGGCCTGGCCGCTTACGGTACCATATACTTTGATTGACGGAGCCAATAAAATAACCATAAAAGGCCAGCCCGATTTAAGCCGCTTAACCACGGTAATGGTGGGCGTGCGCAACCCTTACAAAGGCAATAATACGGCTGATGATGGTATGGATAAAAGCGCCATTGTTTGGTTTGATGAGTTGAGGTTAACCGATTTTGATAACAACGGGGGATGGGCAGCAACCGGACACCTGAACGCCAAGCTGGCCGACTTTGCTGATGTTACCATTGCGGGTAGTAAAAGCACCGTTGGTTTTGGTACAATAGATCAGGGTGTGAGCGACAGGAGCAGGAGCGACAACCAGGCTTATGATGTGGCCACCAATGTGGAGCTCGGTAAGTTTTTCCCGGATAAGAGCGGGATCCATATCCCGATGTTTGTAAACGTTTCGCAGCAAACCAGTATGCCGCAGTATGACCCTGCGCAGCCTGATATCTTGCTCAAAACATCGCTCAATGCGGCAACCACGCAACAAGAAAAAGATTCGATTAAGAATGCTGCCGAGGATTATACGATACGGAAGAGTATCAACTTTACCAATATCCACAAGGCAAAAACTACCCCTACGGCGCCAAACCATGTGTGGGATATAGAGAACTGGAACGCCACGTACTCCTACAGCGAATACGAGCACCACGACTTTACCACGCAAAGCGATCTGGAGAAAACGTACAGGGTAGCGCTGGCTTATAACTATACCAATCAGCCTAAATATTATTCGCCTTTTGATAAGATCATTAAGAATAACATGCTGGCGTTGTTCAGGGATATTAACTTTAGTATCCTGCCATCACGGTTAAACTTCAGTATCGATTTCAATCGGTTCTATTCGGAGAATACGCTGCGGAATAATGACCCGAACAACTATATCCCGATACCAACAACCTTTAACAAAAACTTCCTGATCACCCGGGTATATGGTATAGGCTGGAACCTGACCAAGAACCTGCAAATGGACATCGACGCAACCAACTTGTCGGTAGTGGACGAGCCTGCAGGCCGTGTAAATGGACTAAAACGCGATACCCTTTGGGATAACCTGTTAAAGCTGGGGCGTACCACCAACTATAACCACACGTTAAACTTTAACTATAACGTACCATTCAACAAAATACCGGGGCTTGATTTTATTAGCATGGTGGCACGTTACAGCACCCACTTTAACTGGCAAAGCCAGCCAGAGTTTGCTATAAACAGCACTGCGTATGATGTGGGTAACAGTATTCAGAACTCGCGCACCATACAGCTTAACCCAACTTTAAACCTGGTTACGCTGTACAATAAATTTGGTTTTGTCCGCAAATCAAACAACGGGCAGCAGGGTAAAGGCAGCGTTACCGTGGGCGATTTCTTTATCGGGGTATTAACAAGTATCAAAAACATCAGCGGTAACTATACACGTACACAGGGTACGTTTTTACCGGGTTATCTGCCAAATTCAAACTTTGCCGGGCAGGATTTTAGTTATAATGCACCGGGTATCGGCTTCCTGCTGGGCAGCCAGGCCGATTTACGCCCTAAAGCCATTGCCAATGGCTGGGTTTCAACAGATACTTTGCAGAATCAGTTATACGTAACCACGCTGAACGAGGATATGCACTTCCGCAGTGTGATTGAACCGTTTAAAGACCTTCGTATAGAGCTTAGCGCCTTCAGAACGCAGGACCGTAACTATCAAAGTAATTTTAAATACGACCCGGTTAGCTCAAGCTTCCAAAACCAAAGCCCGATTACTTCGGGAGATTATAGTATCTCTTTCATGTCAATCGCATCGGCATTCTCCAAGGTTTCTGGCGTTGATAATACGTCGAAAACCTTCCAAAAAATGCTGGACGACCGGGCTGTTATTTCGCAACGACTGGGGCAATCCAATCCAAACTCCAAAGGCTCAACGGATGGTTATGCCGATGGTTACAGTGCTACCCAACAAAACGTATTGGTGCCGGCTTTCCTGGCAGCTTATGGTGGCAAAAAGGCGTCGAACGTAAGTTTGGGTGATTTCCCTACATTCCCGATACCTAACTGGCAGATTACCTATAACGGCTTAAGCCGGATACCATTCTTCCAGGAGTTTTTTGAGTCGCTGGATTTGCGGCATGGTTACCGCTCTACCTATACCATCAACAGTTATAATACGCTGCTGCAGTATAAAGAAGAAAACGGCGCATCTTTTGCCCGCGATGCCAATAACGATTTCCTGCCGTTCTACCAGTTTTCGCAGGTTACCATATTTGAGCAGTTTGTGCCTTTACTGGGGCTCGATATGCGGTTTAAGAATAACGTAACCACCAATTTTGAATACCGGCAGAGCCGAACCCTGAGCCTGAGCTTACTTAACAGCCAGCTGGCGCAGCAGAACGAGAAGATCTGGGTGTTTGGCTTTGGTTACCGTACCCGCAATTTCAGGTTTCCGTTTGGTTGGTTTAGCGGCTTTAAGCTTAATAACGATTTAAACTTTAAGCTGGATGTGGCAGTACGGGATAACATGACCCTGATATACCGTGCCGATATTGTAAGCGCCGAAATATCTTCGGGAGCGAAAAACATCACCTACAGGCCATCTATCGATTATGCCATTAACCAGCGGTTTAACATGAGTATTTTCTACGATAGTAACATTACCAAACCGTATACTTCACAATCGTTTAATACGGCATTTACTAATTTTGGTATCAACCTTAAATTGTTACTTCAATAA